A segment of the Geothermobacter ehrlichii genome:
TGCACGCCTCTGATACCGAGTACCAGCTTGCGGCGCCCGGCAACGAACTCTGTTTCATGTGTCACGATGACAAGGCCGAACTGGGAGAGATGGAGAACGTCCATCCCGCGGTCGCCGACGGCTGCATCAACTGCCATGATCCGCACAGCGGGCCGCAGGCGAAGATGCTGCCGGCCGAAGGTGACGAACTCTGCGCGCAATGTCATGAAGAGGAGGCGGAGCTGGCAAAGAACGCGTCGTCGAAACATGCCGCGCTCGAAGAGGGTTGCACGGTCTGTCACGATGCCCATGGTACCGGTCAGCCGCGGATGTTCAGTGTCGCGCAGACCGAGATCTGTTTCACCTGCCATGACGACATCCAGGAAAAGATCGCCTCCAGCGCTTCCCAGCACCAGCCGGTCAGGAACGGCCGCTGTGTCGCCTGTCACGCTCCCCACGGTTCCAAGGTCGAACCATTGCTCAAGGGGACCTATCCGGCAGGTTTTTACAGCCCCTACCGGCGGGAGAATTATGGCCTCTGCCTGAAGTGTCACAAGTGGGAGACCTTTGAATACTCGCGGACGGTGCAGGCGACCGGTTTCCGCAACGGGGATCGCAACATCCACTATGTACACGTCAACAAGCGCAAGGGGCGTGTTTGCCGGACCTGTCACGATGTGCATGGCGGTGAGCAGGATCACCTGATCCGGCGCAAGGTTCCGGGGTTTGGCAGCTGGCAGATCCCGATCAACCATACGCAGACCGAAACCGGTGGCACCTGTGTCGTCGGTTGCCACAAACCGAAGTCGTATGACCGGGTGCGGCCGGTACGTAACGATTGATGAACGGGTTGGTCAAGTCCATGAAATCGAGAGTTGTGAGAACCGTCCTGACCTGCCTGGCCGTGCTCGTTCTGGCCGCCTGTGCTGTGCCGCAGAAGGAACAACCGCGCAAACGTTTCTTCTGGCCGCCGGGCGATATCGCGCCGAAGATCGAGTACATCAATTTCTACCACGCCCGGGACGATGTCCGGCGGGGGGTGAACGACTGGCTGGAAGAAGCGATTTTCGGCAAGGAACCGCCGATGCGGGTTTTTGTCCGGCCCTCGGCGATCGTCTCCGACGGCAAGGGACGGGTTTTTGTTGCCGACCAGGCTCTGAACAAGGTCATGGTCTGGGATTTCAACAAACATGAAATCCGCTTTCTGCGCTATCCGTCGGGGAGCGATTTTCTCTTCGAGCTGCCGGCGGGGCTGGCCATGGATGATATGGGCCGGGTCTATGTATCCGATTCCATGGCTCGCAGGATTTTCATTTTTGACGCCGGCGAAAAGGCTGCGGGAATGTTGGCGTCGGAACAACTCAAGCGTCCAACCGGTATCTGTTTCGACCCGGTGCGAGGCGGACTCTATGTCGTCGATACATCGGCCCACCAGGTCCATTTCTTCGACCGCAAAGGGCGCCATGTCGGTGCGATCGGCAAGCGAGGCGTGGCGGAAGGTGAATTCAACTTTCCGGTCGATGCCGATGTCGACGCGGAGGGCAATCTCTATGTCCTCGACGCCATGAACGCCCGGGTGCAGGTGTTCGATCGGGATGGACGTTTTCTGCGCCGGTTCGGTGAGCGCGGCACGGCTCTCGGCTCGTTCATGATCCCGAAATCGATCGCCGTCAGTCCGTCGGGTCTTGTCTATGTGACCGATTCGCAGGCGCACAAGTTTGTGGTGTTCAGCACCAAAGGAGACTATCTTCTGACTGTTGGCGGTGAAAGCCCGGTCGTTGGCGGGAAGGTGTCGCCCGGCGGTTTCTACCTGCCGGAGGGAATCGATGTCGACAGCACCGAAAGTATCTGGGTGGTCGATTCGCTGAACCGCATGTATCATCAGTTTCAGTATCTGACGCCGGAGTATCTGCAGGAACATCCGATCCTGCCGGGGCAGGCCTTTCTGCCGCCGACGGTGAAGAAAGCCCTGGAGAAAAGAAAGAAACCGGCAAAACGCTGAGTGGAGTGCGTACAATGAAAAGGCTGTTGCTGTCGTTGCTGTTTGCGGGGATGTTGCTGGTCGGCCTGGTATCTTCAGGCGGGGCCCTGGAAATCGTCTACCCGGCTGACGGCACGTCCATTACCCGGTCCAATTTCGTCATTGTCAAGGCAGGCACATCTCCTGCGATCGAGGGGATGATCATCGAGCTGAACGGCGGCCGTACCGACATGATTGATGTTTCTTCACCCGAATACAAGGCGGCTTTCGGCGATTTTCTCATCCTGCAGCCGGAGTTCGACCCCGGTGAGAACAGCATCAGGGTCGAGGCCTATGCCGGCGGCAAAAAGCTGGCCGAGGCGAAGGCCAGAATCTGGTATCAGGTCGATCCGCTGGCGCCGCCACCCGAAGGCTATCGCCCTTTCCGGATGCATACGCCACAGCGCGAGGCTCTGTGCGCTTCCTGTCACAACATGAACCCCGACAAGGTCGAGCTGCAGGTGGCCGATGCTACGCAGAATCCCTGCGCTTCCTGTCACAAGCGGCGGCTCAATCACAAATATGTGCACGGCCCGGCGGGCGTCTGGCGGTGCGCGTACTGTCATGACGCGAACGGCAGGTCGACACGTTACGCCGTGCGCAAGGACGGTGATGCCGGTCTGTGCGGCGAATGTCATGCCGAGCAGATACGGCAGTTCCAGTCCAGTCCCTATGTGCACGGTCCGGTGGCGGCGGGACTCTGCTCCGTCTGCCATGATTCGCACGCTACTGACAACCCGGCCCAGGTTCTGGCTCCGATCAACGATCTCTGCCTTGCCTGCCACGACAGTGTCCGTGGTGTGCCGCATGTCGCCAGGGGGATAAGCGGGGAGTCGCATCCTCTTTCCGGTGTGCCCGATCCTTCACGGCCGGGACGGGACCTGTCCTGTACCGGTTGCCACGACCCGCACAGCGGGAACAGCAAGTACTATTTCCAGAATGGCATCCGCAGCCGGTTCGGGCTCTGCGGCAAGTGCCATCGCAAATAAATCCAACTTCAGGGAGTGATGCCCCATGATCAGATCTGGCAAGCTGCTGCTTCTCTGCGTATTGCTGATGCTGGCCGGTTGCGCCAAGCCGAAACCGCCTTTGCGGGTTCTCTGGCCGGCTCCGCCGGACAGACCGCGCCTGGAATGGATTGTCTCCTTTCATTCCGAAGACAATTTTCCCAAGACCGAGTCGGAAAAGGCGACTGAGGCCCTGCTGGGCAAGGGGGACCAGCACTATTTCGGCAAGCCCATGGGGGTGGCCAGCGCCGGTGACGGCGTCGTTTATGTCGCCGATCTCGACGTTCACAATATCCGGGTGATCGATTTCAACCGGCGCAAAAACGAGCTTTTCTTCAAACAGCCGGTCATCGGCCTTCCCATCGGTCTGGCGCTTGACAGCCGGGGCAGGCTGTATGTCAGCGACGCCTATTCGAAGCAGATCTGGGTGGTTTCTGTCGAAACCCGCAAGCCGATCATGACCTTTGGCGGAGATGTCTTCAAGAAACCGACCTTCATGGCGCTCAACGAGCGGCTTGGCCGGCTCTATGTCTCCGACGTCAAGGACCACGTGGTGCGGGTCTTCGACCTGGAAGGAAAACATCTGTTCGATTTCGGCAAGCCCGGCGGTGAAGAAGGGAACCTCTACGGGCCGCAGGGTATCGCCATCGACAAGGACGACAATGTCTTTGTTGCCGAGCAGTTCAACGCCCGGGTGCAGGTGTTCGATGCCGACGGCAACTACAAGTACCGTTTTGGCACCCGGGGCGATCAGCTCTTTCAGTTCGAAGGGCCGCGTGGGCTGGCTTTTGACAGTGAGGGCCATCTCTATGTCGCCGAAACCCGCAAGGCGGCGCTGCTGATCTTCACGCCGGACGGCAAGCCGCTGACGGCCATCGGCGGCAAGCGGACGACCCATCAGCTCGGATTTGCGCTGCCCAACGCCATCTACATCGATCGCAACGATCGCATCTACATCACCGACGGGATGAACAAGCGACTGACCATCTGGCAGTATCTGACTCCGGACTATCTGGAGAAGCATCCGCTCGATCCGAAGCTGATGCGGCAGCTCGAAGAGAAGACCCGTCGGTTGCTGGAGGAGAAAAAGGCGCAGTGATATGACGACGTGATATCGCCGAAGACCCGGCTGTTTTTCCGGGTGTCTGTGCGGAAAGGGCCGGTTGTAAGGCAGTTGTGGCTTTGGCACAGGGATTGCTCGTGTATATGCACAAACGCGTTATCGGATGGCTTCATACGACTGAAGCGTATGTAGTTGTCCACGAACAACCCACATCAAGGAGGTAAGGAAATGAAGAAGGTTCTTGTCCTGCTGGCAGCGGCCGCCCTGCTGGCCAGCCCCGCGTTCGGCGCCGTGCGCAACTCCAAGCACGATCTGTCGAGCAGCAGCACCGCGACCATCAAGTCGACCAACATCGACGAGGTCTGCGTCTTCTGTCACACCCCGCACAGCGGCGCTACCGGCCTGCTCGCCCCGCTGTGGAACCGCAGCATCCCCGGCGGCAGCATCGCCGCTGCCGACCTGTACAACAGCGCCACCCTCGACCAGACCAACAGTAATCCGTCCACTGTTGTCGGCGCTGTCAACAATTCCGACGCTCCGCTCTGCATGTCCTGCCATGACGGTGCCTCGCTGACCGATCCGCTGCTCAATCCCCCGGCCAGCGCCGGCAATGTGCAGCCTGCGGGTCTGAGCAACGTTACCGGCAACGCCAACGTTTTCGGTGACACCCTGCGGAACGACCACCCGATCGGCATGGACTACGGTGCTGTCCAGGCTGCTGACACCGCTGGCTTCAATGCTGAAACGACTGCCAACGTTGATGTCGGCGGCCTGCCGCTGTACACCGCCAATGGCGTCATGTGGTGCTCCACCTGCCATGACGTTCATGGCCAGGGTGGCGGCGATCCCTTCCTCAACATGAGCAACGCCGGTTCGGCTCTGTGCACCACCTGCCACATCAAGTAAGCTGGTTCACGGCTTGATGTTCAGGCGGGAGGCCTTTTGGTCTCCCGCCTTTTTTTTGTTTATGGAGATGATTTTCCGGCCCGGAAGATTTGTGGCTCTTCGAGAGGCTGGCTGATCGGCAGGGCCCCCTGGTGCTTCTGTGTCGGGGGGGGATCAATGGTGTCTGCTCCGAACAACAACGGTGGAGGAGGCCGGCATGCCACACTGTGCATAAGCACAGTCTCTTGCCGCACATGTTGTCCACATTACGTTATGTCTGGTTGCTGTCAGGCGATTCGGCGTAAAGGTGGGTGATATAGCGGAGTTTGTTGATGGTGTTCGAGGGGCAAGTAGCCGAAGATGCAGGACAAATCCCTGTTTGGTTGCGGAACGGAACTTGCACGCCGGTGGTTGACTTTTTTGGCTCCTTGTATGGCGCTTGACAGGATTGGTAAACGTTTATGAAGCTTCGCAATGTCATTTCTGCTTGCTGTCTCTGCATCCTGATCTGGTCGGGGATGGCTTTCGCCGAATTGCAGGGGGTGGCGGAGTGGCGTTATGTCGATTTTCAGCGTGACAGCAAAACGCTGGATGACCTGTCGGTCGGCTCGTTCAGCCAGCAGTACACTCTGCTGTGGAAAAAACAGGGATTGATCCACAACGGCAGGGGCGGCCAATACGACCTGTCTCTCGGTGCCGAGTGGACCTCTTTCGGTACCCGTCTCGACCAGGAAGGTCAGGCCTCGGTCGATTTGGACAACGAGACGAAAAAGATCCTCTACCGGGGCGAGCTGCTGCTGGCGCCGGGGGGGTTGCCCTTCCGTTTTCATGCCTTTTCCTACGACGAGCACAAGAGTACGTTCCTGGAGGACACCTCGCCCGCATTGCAGAGAAGCCTGCTGCGCCCCGGGATCATAACCGACATCGCCAACGGGCAGCACATTACCAGCGGCGCCACCCTGCTGGTGGGCATTCGCAACGGTTCCTACATGGGGCGTTACCGGGATGTACTGTCGCAGCTTCCCCGGTTGCTGGTCGACTACCGGGAAACCTACGTGCGTGACGTGCATGGTGACACGCCACAGCATTTCCGCGAGCGCAATCTGGCCTTCGTGTCGCTGAACAAGAAGGACAACTGGTTCCACTACCGCTATACCGACTATACAAATTTCATGCAGCCGGACGGCAGCGATGATTTCGTCGAGAAGACCTACCTGCTCGGCACCATCGATCATCAGCAGATCCGGCGCTGGATCAACATCACCAACTGGATCAAGATTTCCGCCGACGGCAGCTACACCACCACCGATCATGTCCGCGGTCAGGACTATCCGGAATCGCGGATCTACGATTTCCATCTTTTTTCCCGCATGCGGCGGACCAACTGGGGGGCTTCGGAGTTCACGTCCTACCGCCGCGAGGTGGAGGGGAACAGGCTCAACAAGTTGCTCGAGGTGCCTTTTTTCGCCAGCGGCGAACTTGATCGCAACACGTCCTGGCGCTTTCAGTTCATTGGCAGCCGCGA
Coding sequences within it:
- a CDS encoding 6-bladed beta-propeller yields the protein MKSRVVRTVLTCLAVLVLAACAVPQKEQPRKRFFWPPGDIAPKIEYINFYHARDDVRRGVNDWLEEAIFGKEPPMRVFVRPSAIVSDGKGRVFVADQALNKVMVWDFNKHEIRFLRYPSGSDFLFELPAGLAMDDMGRVYVSDSMARRIFIFDAGEKAAGMLASEQLKRPTGICFDPVRGGLYVVDTSAHQVHFFDRKGRHVGAIGKRGVAEGEFNFPVDADVDAEGNLYVLDAMNARVQVFDRDGRFLRRFGERGTALGSFMIPKSIAVSPSGLVYVTDSQAHKFVVFSTKGDYLLTVGGESPVVGGKVSPGGFYLPEGIDVDSTESIWVVDSLNRMYHQFQYLTPEYLQEHPILPGQAFLPPTVKKALEKRKKPAKR
- a CDS encoding cytochrome c3 family protein, with the translated sequence MKKVLVLLAAAALLASPAFGAVRNSKHDLSSSSTATIKSTNIDEVCVFCHTPHSGATGLLAPLWNRSIPGGSIAAADLYNSATLDQTNSNPSTVVGAVNNSDAPLCMSCHDGASLTDPLLNPPASAGNVQPAGLSNVTGNANVFGDTLRNDHPIGMDYGAVQAADTAGFNAETTANVDVGGLPLYTANGVMWCSTCHDVHGQGGGDPFLNMSNAGSALCTTCHIK
- a CDS encoding cytochrome c3 family protein, translating into MKRLLLSLLFAGMLLVGLVSSGGALEIVYPADGTSITRSNFVIVKAGTSPAIEGMIIELNGGRTDMIDVSSPEYKAAFGDFLILQPEFDPGENSIRVEAYAGGKKLAEAKARIWYQVDPLAPPPEGYRPFRMHTPQREALCASCHNMNPDKVELQVADATQNPCASCHKRRLNHKYVHGPAGVWRCAYCHDANGRSTRYAVRKDGDAGLCGECHAEQIRQFQSSPYVHGPVAAGLCSVCHDSHATDNPAQVLAPINDLCLACHDSVRGVPHVARGISGESHPLSGVPDPSRPGRDLSCTGCHDPHSGNSKYYFQNGIRSRFGLCGKCHRK
- a CDS encoding NHL repeat-containing protein; its protein translation is MIRSGKLLLLCVLLMLAGCAKPKPPLRVLWPAPPDRPRLEWIVSFHSEDNFPKTESEKATEALLGKGDQHYFGKPMGVASAGDGVVYVADLDVHNIRVIDFNRRKNELFFKQPVIGLPIGLALDSRGRLYVSDAYSKQIWVVSVETRKPIMTFGGDVFKKPTFMALNERLGRLYVSDVKDHVVRVFDLEGKHLFDFGKPGGEEGNLYGPQGIAIDKDDNVFVAEQFNARVQVFDADGNYKYRFGTRGDQLFQFEGPRGLAFDSEGHLYVAETRKAALLIFTPDGKPLTAIGGKRTTHQLGFALPNAIYIDRNDRIYITDGMNKRLTIWQYLTPDYLEKHPLDPKLMRQLEEKTRRLLEEKKAQ